CACATGGTGACTCCATACACTGGCTCATTGTGACAGTCCTGCGGTATCCAAGGACAGGATGGCCTGAACTCCCCTGGGAAAGCCATGACATGCTTGTTAAGAGACTTCTCTAGTAAAAAACTATGTGAGACAAAAATGTCCACGCAATTTGTGCCTTTTACCATGGTCCACTTAAATGTCTCTTCCCCATATTTCTTAGTCACCAGCCTTCAAACATTTCCCTCCCAGTCCTCTAACTGATCAGCTATGCCATGACCCACTGCCCAGACACCAAACATACCCTCATCTCAGACCACTGTCCCTTCCAGACAAAGCTGGGAGGCATATATCTTGCTTGAAGCTCTGCCCAAAAGGAGGATTTTCTTTCACTGAAGCTTTCCCAGGACGCCACAGACAACAGCTGTGTGATGCAGTTTTCAGCATCAGCACATAAAGCCAACCCATCCATgaaatctatttttccttcttggggTAACTGTATGGAATTCACCTACAACAGACCACAGGTGTATGCTAAAGAAGAGGCTTTG
This is a stretch of genomic DNA from Tamandua tetradactyla isolate mTamTet1 chromosome 4, mTamTet1.pri, whole genome shotgun sequence. It encodes these proteins:
- the LOC143679233 gene encoding uncharacterized protein LOC143679233 isoform X2, with translation MDGLALCADAENCITQLLSVASWESFSERKSSFWAELQARYMPPSFVWKGQWSEMRGSSGHPVLGYRRTVTMSQCMESPCGRMEAAHGLLKRQTTGIELGSQACQARILPLSHRLTAFLCFNFSAFVNLPRFSRVCGKLARPQQWSD
- the LOC143679233 gene encoding uncharacterized protein LOC143679233 isoform X3, coding for MDGLALCADAENCITQLLSVASWESFSERKSSFWAELQARYMPPSFVWKGQWSEMRGSSGHPVLGYRRTVTMSQCMESPCGRMEAAHGLLKRQTTGIELGSQACQARILPLSHRLTAFLCFNFSAFAGGAQESVWWSD